The Mangrovivirga cuniculi genomic sequence ATTTAAAGAACTTACGCTTGAGGAATTATCTAATTTTGTGCCCTACATGTTTTTAAGGCGTTATAAGCACAACGAGGCTGTTTTCTTTAAAGATGATCCCAGTCATGCATTATATATTTTGAAATCAGGAAAAATAAGCCTTAATCTTGATCTTAAAGGGAAATTTGAACGTCTTGCTGTTATACATGCTACTGATACTTTTGGAGAAAATTCAATTCTCATTAATAAAAAGAGACTTTATCATGCATTGGTGATGACTGAAACTGCCGAGATTTTTGCTATTCCTCAAATAAATATTCACGAAATTTTCAGTAATCAACCGACGATAAAAGCTAAAATGATGGAGAACTTATCTGGTATGAATAATAAATTCATGGAGGACCTGTTCTTTGCCTACCAATCTTCATTCGGCTTTTTCTCAATGGC encodes the following:
- a CDS encoding cyclic nucleotide-binding domain-containing protein yields the protein MLKIKNPFKRKYSEKELEMYEFLKELTLFKELTLEELSNFVPYMFLRRYKHNEAVFFKDDPSHALYILKSGKISLNLDLKGKFERLAVIHATDTFGENSILINKKRLYHALVMTETAEIFAIPQINIHEIFSNQPTIKAKMMENLSGMNNKFMEDLFFAYQSSFGFFSMALAYKNK